Proteins encoded within one genomic window of Streptomyces taklimakanensis:
- a CDS encoding SDR family oxidoreductase — MPQSEQARTPSADLPKFPATGRRVLVTGASRGLGRALAEAFAANGDRVAVHHNSRRQDAEATLAGLSGDGHVLLGADLADPRRTAELADAAAEALGGLDVLVNNAAVNTPHPPVDTSHADWCAAWRRHVDVNLLGTANLTHAVARHMIDQGTGGRVVNIGSRGAFRGEPDHPAYGATKAAVHALGQSLAVALAPHGIAVTSVAPGFIGTERVAHRLTGPEGEAIRAQSPYGRVATPREVAAAVLWLASPQAEWSSGTVLDLNGASHLRT, encoded by the coding sequence GTGCCGCAGTCCGAGCAGGCCCGCACACCGTCCGCCGACCTTCCGAAGTTCCCCGCCACCGGACGGCGCGTGCTGGTCACCGGCGCCTCCCGGGGGCTGGGCCGGGCGCTGGCCGAGGCGTTCGCCGCCAACGGCGACCGGGTGGCCGTCCACCACAACAGCCGCCGACAGGACGCCGAGGCCACGCTGGCGGGGTTGTCCGGCGACGGCCACGTGCTGCTCGGCGCGGACCTGGCCGACCCCCGTCGGACCGCCGAACTGGCGGATGCCGCCGCCGAGGCGTTGGGCGGCCTGGACGTCCTGGTGAACAACGCCGCGGTCAACACCCCGCACCCGCCCGTCGACACCTCCCACGCCGACTGGTGTGCCGCCTGGCGGCGGCACGTGGACGTCAACCTCCTGGGCACCGCGAACCTCACCCACGCCGTCGCCCGCCACATGATCGACCAGGGCACCGGGGGACGCGTCGTCAACATCGGTTCTCGGGGCGCGTTCCGTGGCGAACCCGACCACCCCGCCTACGGTGCCACCAAGGCGGCGGTGCACGCGCTCGGCCAGTCCCTCGCGGTGGCCCTCGCCCCGCACGGCATCGCCGTCACCTCCGTGGCGCCGGGGTTCATCGGGACCGAGCGCGTCGCCCACCGCCTGACCGGACCCGAGGGCGAGGCGATCCGCGCCCAGAGCCCCTACGGGCGGGTCGCCACACCGCGGGAGGTCGCGGCGGCGGTGCTGTGGTTGGCGTCCCCGCAGGCGGAGTGGAGCTCGGGCACGGTGCTGGACCTCAACGGCGCCTCCCACCTGCGCACCTGA
- a CDS encoding RICIN domain-containing protein produces the protein MKPPGTIRRLTAFLGAGALTAGAVLAAGPAPRAEARPAAAARAVTVTPDPSYAHRAFEGWGTSLVWFANATGDYPDEIREELAELVFGDDGLALNIARYNIGGGNAPDVADYLRAGGAVEGWWRAPEGTTREDVDWWSADDPADWNPDADRTQRWWVERVKDEVDHWEAFGNSPPWFMTVSGYVSGGFDPNADQLRSDSVDDFAAYLVGAVERLEEAHGIEVDTLDPFNEPNTPYWSTRLGPDGEPVGGRQEGAHMGPELQQRVIRALAEELDGADTDAVISAMDETNPTTFARNWESYPSDVREKVAQLNVHTYGTGGRTTVRDLAKAADKPLWMSEVEGGWGGGQDFESMAPGLGLARHIVDDLRELEPSAWVFWQPVEDYDNMKPGGESPEGGNWGSIQIPFDCTAEDTLETCPIRTNTKFDTARNFTHHIRPGDRLVKVDDTSSVAAVTDGGATVVHVNDSAEPRTVALDLSKFGRVAKDATVTPVVTSADGALVRHAPVRVTDRRAAYTVPAESVTSFLVEGVSGVAKDAASIRKGHTYRLGGVQSGKALTVSDDGTGVVIRAAEPGRADQLWRLEPVPESPKAGDNRRRHTLTSAVDGRRLAVRGGSVVLEDERRRDPAAQWIASTTGDGSWTLVNAADGRLLEVAGQATHDGAAVSVWRPNSGPNQRWTVADTARPRG, from the coding sequence ATGAAACCACCCGGCACGATCCGGCGCCTGACGGCCTTCCTGGGCGCCGGCGCCCTCACCGCGGGCGCGGTCCTGGCGGCCGGCCCCGCGCCCCGGGCCGAGGCACGTCCGGCGGCCGCGGCGCGAGCCGTCACGGTCACCCCCGACCCGTCCTACGCCCACCGGGCCTTCGAGGGCTGGGGCACCAGCCTGGTGTGGTTCGCCAACGCCACCGGCGACTACCCCGACGAGATCCGCGAGGAACTCGCCGAACTGGTCTTCGGCGACGACGGGCTGGCCCTGAACATCGCCCGCTACAACATCGGCGGGGGCAACGCCCCCGACGTGGCGGACTACCTGCGCGCCGGGGGCGCCGTGGAGGGCTGGTGGCGGGCTCCGGAGGGCACCACCCGCGAGGACGTCGACTGGTGGAGCGCCGACGACCCGGCCGACTGGAACCCCGACGCGGACCGCACCCAGCGCTGGTGGGTGGAGCGCGTCAAGGACGAGGTCGACCACTGGGAGGCGTTCGGCAACTCCCCGCCGTGGTTCATGACCGTCAGCGGGTACGTCTCCGGAGGCTTCGACCCGAACGCGGACCAGCTCAGGAGCGACTCCGTGGACGACTTCGCCGCCTACCTCGTGGGCGCGGTGGAGCGGCTGGAGGAGGCACACGGCATCGAGGTCGACACCCTCGACCCGTTCAACGAGCCCAACACCCCCTACTGGAGCACGCGCCTGGGCCCCGACGGCGAACCCGTCGGCGGACGTCAGGAGGGTGCGCACATGGGCCCCGAGCTCCAGCAGCGCGTCATCCGCGCGCTGGCGGAGGAGTTGGACGGCGCCGACACCGACGCCGTGATCTCCGCGATGGACGAGACCAACCCCACCACGTTCGCGCGCAACTGGGAGTCCTACCCGAGCGACGTGCGCGAGAAGGTCGCCCAGCTGAACGTCCACACCTACGGCACCGGCGGTCGCACCACCGTCCGCGATCTGGCCAAGGCGGCCGACAAGCCGCTGTGGATGAGCGAGGTGGAGGGCGGCTGGGGCGGCGGCCAGGACTTCGAGTCCATGGCGCCCGGCCTGGGCCTCGCCCGGCACATCGTCGACGACCTGCGCGAACTGGAGCCCAGCGCCTGGGTCTTCTGGCAGCCCGTCGAGGACTACGACAACATGAAGCCGGGCGGCGAGTCCCCCGAGGGCGGCAACTGGGGCAGCATCCAGATCCCCTTCGACTGCACCGCCGAGGACACCCTGGAGACCTGCCCGATCCGCACCAACACCAAGTTCGACACCGCCAGGAACTTCACCCACCACATCCGCCCAGGCGACCGGTTGGTGAAGGTCGACGACACCTCCAGCGTCGCGGCGGTCACGGACGGGGGCGCGACGGTCGTCCACGTCAACGACTCCGCCGAGCCGCGGACGGTCGCCCTCGACCTGTCGAAGTTCGGTCGCGTCGCGAAGGACGCCACGGTGACCCCGGTGGTGACCAGCGCCGACGGCGCGCTGGTGCGGCACGCCCCGGTCCGTGTCACCGACCGCCGGGCCGCGTACACCGTGCCGGCCGAGTCGGTGACCAGTTTCCTGGTCGAGGGCGTCTCGGGGGTGGCGAAGGACGCCGCGTCGATCCGCAAGGGGCACACCTACCGGCTGGGCGGCGTGCAGAGCGGAAAGGCCCTCACCGTCTCCGACGACGGGACCGGCGTGGTGATCCGCGCCGCGGAACCGGGCCGCGCCGACCAGCTGTGGCGGCTGGAGCCGGTTCCCGAGAGCCCGAAGGCCGGCGACAACCGCCGGCGCCACACGCTCACCAGCGCGGTGGACGGTCGGCGCCTGGCCGTTCGCGGCGGCTCGGTGGTGCTGGAGGACGAGCGGCGCCGTGACCCCGCCGCCCAGTGGATCGCGTCCACCACGGGTGACGGCTCCTGGACGCTGGTCAACGCCGCCGACGGCAGGCTGCTGGAGGTGGCCGGGCAGGCCACGCACGACGGCGCGGCGGTCTCGGTCTGGCGGCCGAACTCCGGGCCCAACCAGCGCTGGACCGTGGCGGACACGGCACGTCCGCGCGGCTGA
- a CDS encoding calcineurin-like phosphoesterase C-terminal domain-containing protein, producing the protein MAIASSTLTALTTQTAVAAPAAQADRHDRHDWNTDAYRGEVEVVPADADDNRRMLTGRVFLDHDRDSRSDRRERGLAGVTVSNGRDVVTTDRHGRYRLPAYDNMTVFVTQPSGYQVPVDEHNVAQFHYNHLPAGSPELRYGGIEPTGPLPKAVNFPLVRSKATASREQHCVIAGDLQTYDKEEVGYARAGAIADLSRRHDHTGCGALFIGDVVGDDLSLYPDVKELTAELNGPVRFLPGNHDLDFDAKSAEHSFDTFRAQLAPAYYSYDVGQTHVIALNTVSYPCTPDVDNADGRHTNCNDPENNPSYNGRLDERQLDWLERDLAKVPSNKLIVVAGHIPLLTFADEGSIRHQVDQVREIYDLLEGRRAVSVAGHTHSIENMKTGDLFKGWRDLFGVEGLPFPHITAGAISGDWYSGKLTDEGYPVAVGRDGARPGVLTLDIEGNSFKERFTVTGEKDDVQMQLGVNSPTYRQWYADRQAWNKDRRGEAPELGDPHVVSRDDLAGTTWLTTNFWMGSTGSKVKVRIDGGRAREAVRTQRARGEDQLIGPEWSDPHAVAQQLVNGGSVADRTMHLWRFELPSDLAAGTHRAKVTATDSHGRTFTETLRFTVVEKR; encoded by the coding sequence ATGGCGATCGCGAGTTCCACGCTCACCGCCCTGACCACGCAGACCGCGGTCGCCGCGCCCGCCGCACAGGCCGACCGGCACGACCGGCACGACTGGAACACCGACGCCTACCGTGGCGAGGTCGAGGTCGTCCCGGCGGACGCCGACGACAACCGGCGGATGCTCACCGGCCGGGTGTTCCTCGACCACGACCGCGACAGCCGCAGCGACCGGCGCGAGCGCGGCCTGGCCGGCGTGACGGTCTCCAACGGCCGCGACGTGGTGACCACCGACCGTCACGGCCGCTACCGGCTGCCCGCCTACGACAACATGACGGTCTTCGTCACCCAGCCCTCCGGCTACCAGGTGCCCGTCGACGAGCACAACGTCGCCCAGTTCCACTACAACCACCTGCCCGCCGGTTCGCCCGAGCTGCGCTACGGCGGCATCGAGCCCACCGGACCGCTGCCGAAGGCCGTCAACTTCCCGCTGGTGAGGAGCAAGGCCACCGCCTCCCGCGAGCAGCACTGCGTCATCGCCGGAGACCTGCAGACCTACGACAAGGAGGAGGTCGGCTACGCCCGTGCCGGCGCCATCGCCGACCTGTCGCGGCGCCACGACCACACCGGCTGCGGCGCGCTGTTCATCGGCGACGTGGTGGGCGACGACCTCTCCCTGTACCCGGACGTCAAGGAGCTGACCGCCGAACTCAACGGCCCGGTGCGCTTCCTGCCCGGCAACCACGACCTGGACTTCGACGCGAAGAGCGCCGAGCACTCCTTCGACACCTTCCGGGCGCAGCTGGCCCCGGCGTACTACTCCTACGACGTCGGCCAAACCCACGTCATCGCCCTCAACACCGTGAGCTACCCGTGCACCCCGGACGTCGACAACGCCGACGGCCGTCACACCAACTGCAACGACCCGGAGAACAACCCCTCCTACAACGGTCGCCTCGACGAGAGGCAACTGGACTGGCTGGAGCGGGACCTGGCGAAGGTCCCCTCGAACAAGCTGATCGTCGTGGCCGGGCACATCCCGCTGCTGACCTTCGCCGACGAGGGGAGCATCCGCCACCAGGTCGACCAGGTCCGCGAGATCTACGACCTGCTGGAGGGGCGCAGGGCCGTCTCGGTGGCCGGACACACCCACTCGATCGAGAACATGAAGACCGGCGACCTGTTCAAGGGCTGGCGCGACCTCTTCGGCGTCGAGGGACTGCCCTTCCCCCACATCACCGCCGGCGCCATCTCCGGCGACTGGTACTCCGGGAAGCTGACGGACGAGGGCTACCCGGTCGCCGTCGGCCGTGACGGCGCCCGCCCGGGCGTCCTGACCCTGGACATCGAGGGCAACTCCTTCAAGGAGCGCTTCACCGTCACCGGCGAGAAGGACGACGTCCAGATGCAGCTCGGCGTCAACTCGCCCACCTACCGGCAGTGGTACGCCGACCGTCAGGCCTGGAACAAGGACAGGCGGGGCGAGGCTCCCGAACTGGGCGACCCCCACGTGGTCAGCCGGGACGACCTGGCCGGCACCACCTGGCTGACCACGAACTTCTGGATGGGTTCCACCGGATCGAAGGTGAAGGTCCGCATCGACGGCGGTCGGGCGCGCGAGGCCGTGCGCACCCAGCGGGCCCGCGGTGAGGACCAGCTGATCGGCCCGGAGTGGTCCGACCCGCACGCGGTCGCCCAGCAGTTGGTCAACGGCGGCAGCGTGGCCGACCGCACCATGCACCTGTGGCGGTTCGAACTCCCCTCCGACCTGGCGGCGGGAACCCACCGCGCCAAGGTGACCGCGACCGACTCCCACGGCCGCACCTTCACCGAGACGCTGCGGTTCACGGTGGTCGAGAAGCGCTGA
- a CDS encoding GDSL-type esterase/lipase family protein: MSLVVLLVSAVAAPAVAAPEGAADATTPPGRSAVWSASLQGVRGTSPDLTVRNIARSSVAASSLRVRVGNPYGDRPATFRSATIGLQLRVGEADLVPGSLRTLTFEGRRQVTVPPGGHAYSDPVPLRVAAQRNLAISLYAPNAPVNDHSFPPPTPNPPASFLSLDGDHTRDTGDAAFPEEDRGLSAEPGYHPGQLWWVEVVDGRTAAAGTIVALGDSNTTGHAATGGGDRWTDLLARRINALPPGRQLAVANAGISGNTVSRQTNPYDPTGHCCGPPAPDRLDRDALDLAGVRHLVLLEGTNDLGGGEFAPPAPASRVIDAMREIVRRAHARGVRVVGATLMPMCNAAGGAKEANRLAVNDFVRTGGLFDGVVDFDAAVRDPADPTRIRAAYRSDCYHPNAAGHAAMAEAVDLALFGLGGTGLRDDRRGDRPAA, from the coding sequence GTGTCGCTCGTCGTCCTGCTCGTCTCCGCCGTGGCGGCCCCCGCCGTCGCCGCACCGGAGGGTGCCGCCGACGCCACGACGCCGCCCGGCCGCAGCGCCGTCTGGAGCGCGAGCCTCCAGGGCGTGCGCGGGACCTCGCCCGACCTGACGGTCCGCAACATCGCCCGGTCCTCGGTGGCGGCCTCCTCGTTGCGGGTGCGCGTCGGCAACCCCTACGGCGATCGCCCCGCGACGTTCCGCTCGGCGACGATCGGACTGCAACTGCGGGTCGGCGAGGCCGATCTCGTCCCCGGCTCCCTGCGCACCCTCACCTTCGAGGGCCGCCGGCAGGTCACCGTGCCCCCGGGCGGCCACGCCTACAGCGATCCGGTGCCGCTGCGCGTGGCGGCCCAACGGAACCTCGCGATCAGCCTGTACGCGCCGAACGCGCCGGTCAACGACCACTCCTTCCCGCCGCCCACACCGAATCCGCCCGCCAGTTTCCTCTCGCTGGACGGCGACCACACCCGTGACACCGGCGACGCCGCCTTCCCGGAGGAGGACCGGGGTCTGTCGGCCGAGCCGGGCTACCATCCGGGGCAGTTGTGGTGGGTGGAGGTCGTCGACGGCCGGACGGCCGCCGCGGGCACCATCGTGGCGCTGGGCGACTCCAACACCACCGGCCACGCGGCGACGGGAGGCGGCGACCGGTGGACCGACCTGCTGGCGCGACGGATCAACGCCCTGCCGCCGGGCCGGCAACTGGCCGTCGCCAACGCCGGGATCTCCGGCAACACCGTCAGCCGCCAGACCAACCCCTACGACCCCACCGGTCACTGCTGCGGCCCTCCGGCACCCGACCGGCTGGACCGCGACGCCCTCGACCTGGCCGGGGTGCGCCACCTGGTCCTGCTGGAGGGCACCAACGACCTCGGCGGCGGCGAGTTCGCACCGCCCGCGCCGGCCTCGCGGGTGATCGACGCCATGCGGGAGATCGTCCGGCGGGCCCACGCCCGCGGGGTGCGGGTCGTCGGCGCCACCCTGATGCCCATGTGCAACGCGGCCGGCGGCGCCAAGGAGGCCAACCGGCTGGCGGTGAACGACTTCGTCCGCACCGGCGGGCTGTTCGACGGCGTCGTCGACTTCGACGCCGCCGTCCGGGACCCGGCCGATCCGACCCGGATCCGCGCCGCCTACCGCTCCGACTGCTACCACCCCAACGCGGCCGGGCACGCGGCGATGGCCGAGGCCGTCGACCTGGCCCTGTTCGGGCTCGGCGGCACGGGCCTCCGGGACGACCGCCGGGGCGACCGTCCCGCCGCCTGA
- a CDS encoding alpha/beta fold hydrolase — MNVAYRHSGFAVTEHTLDVPLDHTRPDGEAITLFAREVTAAGREDEDLPRLLWLQGGPGHRAERPDAPGAWLRRALRDHRVVLMDQRGTGRSTPADRHTLAVHPDAAATAEYLTHFRADSIVRDAELLRRHLAADGEEDRPWTVLGQSFGGFCVLTYLSLAPEGLEKAMVTGGLPSLTAHADDVYRAAHARVLDHNARYVGRYPDDRRRMDEIAAHLAERDVRMPTGERLTVRRFQTLGITLGAASTFDRLHYLLETAFVPGARGPELSDTFLRGVESAVSFAEHPLYAVLHEAIYAQGGRPTAWSAHRVREEFPAFDASRGGPLHLTGETVHPWHFEEDPSLVPLREAAHLLAERTDWPPLYDLDRLADNRVPVVAAVYHDDMYVDREHSLRTAAHVRGLRPWITNAHAHDGVRVDPGVYDRLSAMTRGEV, encoded by the coding sequence GTGAACGTCGCCTACCGCCACAGCGGGTTCGCCGTCACCGAGCACACCCTCGACGTCCCCCTGGACCACACCCGACCGGACGGCGAGGCGATCACCCTGTTCGCCCGCGAGGTGACCGCCGCGGGACGCGAGGACGAGGACCTGCCCCGGCTGCTGTGGCTCCAGGGCGGCCCCGGGCACCGCGCCGAGCGGCCCGACGCCCCCGGCGCCTGGCTCCGCCGGGCCCTGCGCGACCACCGCGTCGTCCTGATGGACCAGCGCGGCACCGGCCGCAGCACCCCCGCCGACCGGCACACCCTCGCCGTCCACCCCGACGCCGCCGCCACCGCCGAGTACCTGACGCACTTCCGCGCCGACTCCATCGTCCGCGACGCCGAACTGCTCCGCCGCCACCTGGCCGCCGACGGGGAGGAGGACCGCCCCTGGACGGTGCTCGGCCAGAGCTTCGGCGGCTTCTGCGTCCTGACCTACCTCTCCCTGGCGCCCGAGGGACTGGAGAAGGCGATGGTCACCGGCGGCCTGCCCTCCCTGACCGCGCACGCCGACGACGTCTACCGCGCCGCCCACGCCCGTGTCCTGGACCACAACGCCCGCTACGTCGGGCGCTACCCCGACGACCGGCGCCGGATGGACGAGATCGCCGCCCACCTGGCCGAGCGGGACGTGCGCATGCCCACCGGTGAGCGCCTCACCGTGCGCCGCTTCCAGACCCTGGGCATCACCCTCGGCGCCGCCTCGACGTTCGACCGGCTCCACTACCTGCTGGAGACCGCGTTCGTCCCGGGGGCGCGCGGACCGGAGCTCTCCGACACCTTCCTGCGCGGCGTGGAGTCCGCCGTCTCCTTCGCCGAGCACCCCCTGTACGCCGTCCTCCACGAGGCCATCTACGCCCAGGGCGGCCGTCCCACCGCCTGGTCCGCCCACCGGGTGCGCGAGGAGTTCCCCGCCTTCGACGCCTCCCGGGGCGGGCCGCTCCACCTCACCGGCGAAACGGTCCACCCCTGGCACTTCGAGGAGGACCCGTCGTTGGTGCCGCTGCGGGAGGCCGCCCACCTGCTCGCCGAGCGCACCGACTGGCCGCCGCTGTACGACCTCGACCGGCTCGCCGACAACCGGGTGCCGGTGGTGGCCGCCGTGTACCACGACGACATGTACGTCGACCGGGAACACTCCCTGCGCACCGCCGCGCACGTCCGCGGGCTGCGCCCCTGGATCACCAACGCGCACGCCCACGACGGGGTGCGGGTGGACCCCGGCGTGTACGACCGACTGTCGGCCATGACCCGCGGCGAGGTGTGA
- a CDS encoding SDR family oxidoreductase, which translates to MIDTGLNGRIVLVTGAGAGIGAAIARAFAAQGARVAVHHVANRAPAPVGVRWEHAAPDAAAVDALVSELGGAVAVSADLASPDAAARLFDEVVERLGPVDVLVNNAAHCESPDTLDALTAEGLERHYRVNSVAPALLTAELARRARGRDAAGDGDGTPPCVVNVSTDAARAFPSQIGYGTSKAALEAFTRAAALDLAASGIRVNAVAPGPVQTGWIEADRIEEVRAVVPMGRVGEPEDIADAVVFLASRQARWITGQVLQVAGGHAL; encoded by the coding sequence GTGATCGACACCGGACTGAACGGACGGATCGTGCTCGTCACCGGCGCCGGGGCGGGCATCGGAGCGGCCATCGCCCGCGCGTTCGCCGCGCAGGGGGCACGGGTGGCGGTGCACCACGTGGCGAACCGGGCCCCCGCCCCGGTCGGGGTGCGCTGGGAGCACGCCGCCCCGGACGCGGCGGCGGTCGACGCGCTGGTCTCGGAGTTGGGCGGGGCGGTGGCGGTCTCCGCCGACCTGGCCTCGCCCGACGCGGCGGCACGACTCTTCGACGAAGTGGTGGAACGGCTGGGACCGGTCGACGTCCTGGTGAACAACGCCGCGCACTGCGAGAGCCCGGACACCCTCGACGCCCTCACCGCCGAGGGGCTGGAGCGCCACTACCGGGTGAACTCCGTCGCACCGGCCCTGCTCACCGCCGAGTTGGCGCGCCGTGCGCGCGGACGGGACGCGGCGGGGGACGGGGACGGCACGCCCCCGTGCGTGGTGAACGTCTCCACCGACGCGGCGCGGGCCTTCCCCTCGCAGATCGGGTACGGCACCTCCAAGGCTGCGTTGGAGGCGTTCACTCGGGCCGCGGCGCTGGATCTGGCCGCCTCGGGGATCAGGGTCAACGCGGTGGCTCCGGGGCCGGTGCAGACGGGGTGGATCGAAGCGGACCGGATCGAGGAGGTGCGGGCGGTCGTCCCCATGGGGCGCGTCGGAGAACCGGAGGACATCGCCGACGCGGTGGTGTTCCTCGCCTCCCGGCAGGCCCGCTGGATCACCGGGCAGGTCCTCCAGGTGGCCGGGGGACACGCTCTGTGA
- a CDS encoding VOC family protein, which yields MLSIGTIVMGAADVRRAAEFWSRALGYVPRDGEVKDDWAVLVPADGSGAALALDLSTTPVQEHPRIHLDLYAGDAADQQAEVARLISLGAERVDWDFYPDDADFVVLADPEGNRFCVIDTSHS from the coding sequence ATGCTGAGCATCGGAACGATCGTGATGGGAGCCGCTGATGTGCGGCGGGCCGCGGAGTTCTGGAGTCGGGCACTGGGCTATGTCCCGCGCGATGGTGAGGTGAAGGACGACTGGGCGGTACTGGTGCCGGCCGACGGCTCCGGTGCCGCACTGGCCCTCGACCTCAGTACCACGCCCGTGCAGGAACACCCGAGGATCCACCTCGACCTCTATGCCGGCGACGCCGCCGATCAGCAAGCCGAAGTGGCGCGACTGATTTCCCTGGGCGCTGAACGCGTCGACTGGGACTTCTATCCGGACGACGCCGACTTCGTCGTACTCGCCGACCCCGAGGGCAACCGCTTCTGCGTCATCGACACCAGTCACAGCTGA
- a CDS encoding beta-galactosidase, with amino-acid sequence MTHTPLPPMLRRPDDGTAPGFAYGADYNPDQWPREVWDEDVRLMREAGVNVVSLAIFSWARIQPAEDTWDFGWLDEVMDLLHAGGIAVDLATATASPPPWLTTAHPEVLPVTQAGETVWPGARQHWRPTSPVFREYALRLVTALAERYRDHPALVAWHVNNELGCHNVYDYSDDAARAFRAWLRSRYGTLDALNHAWGTAFWSQRYTDWEQVLPPRLAASHPNPTQQLDFKRFSSDALKEHLRAEREVLRRVTPEVPVTTNFMITGESRAMHYADWAAEVDFVSNDHYVRPGPQALDELSFSANLTGNIAGGRPWFLMEHSTSAVNWQPINRAKRDGELARDSLLHVAHGADAVCFFQWRQSAAGAEKYHSAMVPHAGADSALFRAVTDLGRTLRDLAPVVGSDRSPARAAIVFDWQSWWAVEQDSHPTHLLRYRQEALDWYSAFLALGVRVDVVPLGTELDRYDLVVAPVLHMVPGRLAKELTGYVTGGGHLVTTYFSGIVDENDHAWLGGYPGPLRDLLGIRVEEFDPLPDGESVELDDGTTGTLWTDRIAATGPDVEVLASYRTGEQAGRPAITRRRVGDGSAAYVSTRLGADGLTGVLARLLDAAGVTGELPEPARGRVELTVRERDGEAYWFLVNRTDEPVELPGVTGEVLAARTADGWDREDGGDGGDGGDGGDGLLVLAPRGVAVLRRTPGAP; translated from the coding sequence ATGACCCACACCCCCCTGCCCCCGATGCTGCGCCGCCCGGACGACGGCACCGCGCCGGGGTTCGCCTACGGCGCCGACTACAACCCCGACCAGTGGCCGCGCGAGGTGTGGGACGAGGACGTCCGGCTGATGCGCGAGGCGGGCGTCAACGTCGTCTCGCTGGCGATCTTCTCCTGGGCACGCATCCAACCGGCCGAGGACACCTGGGACTTCGGCTGGTTGGACGAGGTGATGGACCTCCTCCACGCGGGCGGCATCGCCGTGGACCTGGCCACCGCGACCGCCTCCCCTCCCCCGTGGCTCACCACCGCCCATCCCGAGGTGCTGCCGGTCACGCAGGCCGGCGAGACGGTGTGGCCCGGCGCCCGCCAGCACTGGCGGCCCACCTCGCCGGTCTTCCGCGAGTACGCGCTGCGCCTGGTGACCGCGCTGGCCGAGCGCTACCGCGACCACCCCGCGCTGGTGGCCTGGCACGTGAACAACGAGCTGGGCTGCCACAACGTCTACGACTACTCCGACGACGCCGCCCGTGCCTTCCGCGCCTGGCTGCGCTCGCGCTACGGCACCCTGGACGCCCTCAACCACGCCTGGGGAACGGCGTTCTGGTCGCAGCGGTACACCGACTGGGAACAGGTCCTGCCGCCCCGGCTGGCCGCCTCCCACCCCAACCCCACCCAGCAACTGGACTTCAAGCGCTTCTCCTCCGACGCGCTCAAGGAACACCTGCGCGCCGAGCGCGAGGTGCTGCGCCGCGTCACCCCCGAGGTGCCCGTCACGACCAACTTCATGATCACCGGCGAGTCCCGGGCCATGCACTACGCCGACTGGGCGGCGGAGGTGGATTTCGTCTCCAACGACCACTACGTGCGCCCCGGGCCGCAGGCGCTGGACGAGCTGTCGTTCTCGGCCAACCTGACCGGCAACATCGCGGGCGGACGTCCGTGGTTCCTCATGGAGCACTCCACCAGCGCCGTCAACTGGCAGCCGATCAACCGGGCCAAGCGCGACGGCGAACTGGCCCGCGACTCGCTGCTGCACGTCGCGCACGGCGCCGACGCGGTCTGCTTCTTCCAGTGGCGCCAGTCGGCGGCGGGGGCCGAGAAGTACCACTCGGCGATGGTGCCGCACGCCGGAGCCGACAGCGCCCTGTTCCGCGCGGTCACCGACCTGGGGCGCACACTGCGCGACCTCGCCCCGGTGGTGGGGTCGGACCGCTCCCCCGCACGGGCGGCGATCGTCTTCGACTGGCAGTCGTGGTGGGCCGTCGAGCAGGACTCCCACCCCACCCACCTGCTGCGTTACCGCCAGGAGGCGCTCGACTGGTACTCGGCGTTCCTCGCCCTGGGAGTGCGGGTCGACGTCGTCCCCCTGGGCACCGAGTTGGACCGCTACGACCTGGTGGTGGCGCCCGTGCTGCACATGGTGCCCGGCCGGCTGGCCAAGGAGCTGACCGGCTACGTCACCGGCGGCGGACACCTGGTGACCACCTACTTCTCCGGGATCGTCGACGAGAACGACCACGCCTGGCTCGGCGGCTACCCGGGACCGCTGCGCGACCTGCTCGGCATCCGCGTCGAGGAGTTCGACCCGCTGCCGGACGGCGAGTCCGTCGAGCTGGACGACGGCACCACCGGAACGCTGTGGACGGACCGCATCGCCGCCACCGGCCCCGACGTGGAGGTGCTCGCCTCCTACCGGACCGGCGAACAGGCCGGCCGGCCCGCGATCACCCGCCGCCGGGTGGGCGACGGCTCGGCCGCGTACGTGTCGACCCGGCTCGGCGCGGACGGTCTGACCGGCGTCCTGGCGCGGCTGCTCGACGCCGCGGGAGTGACCGGTGAGCTGCCGGAGCCGGCTCGCGGCCGGGTGGAGCTGACGGTGCGCGAGCGGGACGGCGAAGCGTACTGGTTCCTGGTCAACCGCACCGACGAGCCGGTGGAGCTGCCCGGCGTCACCGGCGAGGTGCTGGCGGCCCGCACGGCCGACGGCTGGGACCGCGAGGACGGTGGGGACGGTGGGGACGGTGGCGATGGTGGGGACGGCCTGCTCGTCCTCGCCCCGCGCGGCGTGGCCGTCCTGCGCCGAACCCCCGGCGCCCCCTGA